CAAGTATTCAATCATCTtagaagaaaaaacattgtTGGACCACAAAGAATCACGTAGGCTAAATAATATATAAACTAGAGAAGATAATTCTGTTATGTTTCTTATTATTCAGGCTTTAGAGCTACAGTAAGGAACTTATGACTTTGGTGGACAAAGTGTTCCTTTAAATCACACATGTCTGGAGGCCAAAGCCGCCCTGGCACATCATTTTATGCGGCCCTCAAGAGCTTTCAAAGAACCTTACTGTCTAATAAGACGATTCCAAACCACTGCGTGAAGATTCACTAAATGCCCTGAGCTCTGTGGAGCATGCATTGTGGGTCATGTAGTTTATCAAGGGTATGATTCTCTATGTTTCTGTCAAATGACAGTAATGTCTCTTTTCCCCCATGATCTGTGTTTTACCATAGCTCTGCCCTGCTCAACTGCAGTCAGTTATTAATGTAATGAATAGTGCTTGACAATATTTTTTGTGGTGATATAAGAATAACTATTTATAATGTTCTTAAAAATAAGATGAGTTtcatattccaaaaaagtccCATGATTTATGTAATCTCGACAGATAAATGCGAGTGGGTATTTCCATATACAGTGTCTTTGTATTGCCATACATAAATCAAGCGTAGCATTAGTCAGGCCACATCAAGCTGCCATATAattgaaatcagctgatttGCTTCTCTGCACGCTATGAGGTAATCAAGGACAGGGGGACCCCAGAACAGCCTCACCGCCAAATACAAAAAGCAGCAGTAAATGCACAGAAAAGACTGCTAAAATATTTATAAACATCATCTGTGTGGTTCTGACTGAAATAcaagcattttctttttattgccaaacctttttttaaagaaaaacttagCGTCTGTTTTCCATTTCTCCCCTAAACTTCTGCTTTCAGTTCTTATTATGAATTGATAGATAACTAGAACTGATTATAATCTAACATAGAGTCAAGCAGGTTATTGATGTTagtgctacagtaacaactggCCCTTTAAGAACATTATTAATGCTACTATGGTCCTGGATGACACTGAGTTTGATCCCCTTGCTTTAAAATCATTGTTAACATTGCAGTTGTCTTGGTCCATTACTATTCACCATTTTCACAAATGATTTACTGTATGTATTggataaagctaacatagtaATGTACGCTGATGATTCAACCATTTacacatcagcagcatcacacAATGACTTACAAATTGTTTTAAACAAGGAACTGCAAGCTGTAGTTCAATGGGTGAAGACAAATAAGCTAGTGCTGAATATATCACAAACCAACTGCATGATTCTTGGGTCAAATCACATTATTGACAATaatacagtgtttaacattaaaattgaTGTCATCACTGTAAATAAAGTATTGGAGACCAAACTTCTGGGTGTAATGGTGGATAATAAATTATCATGGAAAACTCATATCAATAacataaatgcaaaaattggtagAGGTATATCTATTTTGAGAAGACATGGTACATTTCTGACTCAAAATATCATGAGTAATGCAATACAAGAACTTTTACTAACATATCTTGACTACTGCCCAGCAGTTTGGTCGAATGCCTCTGGAGAAACGCTTAACAAACTACAAATTATGCAAAATAGAGCAGCATGTACAGTTCTTAGGTGCAGCTATAGAACAAATATCATTGTGATGCATAAACATCTGAACTGGCTTTTGGTCAAAGACAGATTATTATACTCACTGATCATATTCATCAGAAATGTTTCTATCTCAAAATCACCTTTTATTCTGTTCAAGAATCTGTCTTTCAGCACAGAAAATCATAAAGACATTACCAGGCATGCAGCTGTGGGAAATTTTACAATGCCTAGAGCAGCCATCAAAAATACTGTTGCTTATAGAGGTGTGAAAATGGAATTCTCCACCGAAACATATGAAAGTCACCACTAacataaataactttaaaatattACTAGAACGATATCTATCATAAGGAAAATGAATCTGGGAAGCTTCTGTGTATAGATATGCATTTGAACGCTTATTGATGTGAGATTAGAGATATTTATAGTGTGTTGCAAGTGTAAAACGTGACACAGGTTTGCGCATATTGAGGAATGAAATGTACtgctgtttgttgtgttttgaaatTAGAAATTGAGATATGAAATACTATGTGTGTATATGATATTAGATGTATGAtgttgtatatatatatatatatatatatatatgctttGTATGTATCTCTGAATCAATGACACAGactgttttgttgtatttttgaaaGAAGAAATTTATATATGAAATGCTATGTATGTATGTGGTATCAGATGAATGAGGTCATATATATATGCTTTGTATGTATCTCTTAATGAAGGACACAGACTGTTGTTTGTTGTATTCTGAGAAAGGGCATTAagataagaaaaaaactttatgTAGCTATATGATATCAGATGTATGATGTCGTATATGTATGTTATGTATGTATTTCCTAAGTAATGACACAGACTGTTGTTGAAGGCGACATTGAAATTAGCAATCAGACATGaaatgtttatgtgtgtgatgTCAGATGTATGATCAAGGTAACAGCTGAGTTGTTGttcgttttatttttttatttgccttataatgtttataattatttttgtttctttatttgctTTATAATTTTCTAGCTACGGTTTTTGTATGTATAATTTCTGTTGGACCCTAATGGGGATCTtgataaactaaactaaactaaacattGTCCTGtaatcacttttttcccaaaacTACAATATAATAGgtgaattgtttttttgttttttgttttttgtttttttttgtttttttttttgatggttTCTTCCAAATTCAGACATTATTAGAATAAGAGACACAATAATCAatgttcattttattcttttttgtaACTATTTGAACATCTAAAAGAAGCTTCAACAACCATATTTTGTTCGTTAAAAATAGTAGCATTCGTCGGAatgcgcttttattttgaaggcgcCTCCACAGGAAACGCTTCAGTCTCATTCCGTGTGACTGACACAGTTTGGGCAGAAAGTGTCTTGTAACAGTTTGAAGTCTAAAATTAGGGAGGCACCCCAACAGCAAATGACGCAAGAGCACTAAAGTGGACAGTCTCCTCGTGTGTGCGTGTCAATGACAGGACTCCGGACCATGGAAACGCTCCCTACAACTTTGCTGTTGTTGATGACACCGGGGGTATTTTTGGATGTTGTTGTCATCTTTCCGTAACGGCCCGGCCGCGGCGTTCGGTATAAAGGACTCCTTCAAAATGCAGCTGTACAACAGTGTGCTGACACACTACCCGAGATCGTCTCGCAAAGTTACAATAACTTTATCGACCGCTTCTGAGCGTCTGAACGGGACTACAGCGAGCCCCCCTGAGGCCGAGAAAGAGGGATTCAAAGACCCAGGAACAAGCCCAGCCACCAACGGAGATCCGGCGCCTGAGACTGCTGCTTCTTCCGCAAACATGCCTGCTTTTTCATGTTACGAGGCTTCTTCCATGAGGCCGATTTACTTCACATCCACCGCTGAGATATTAATCCGCCGACCTGATGGAGTGGAGAGGTCTGTTCCTGTTCATATTGTGAGGGAATCCAAGACCAAACCCCCCTCTCCGGACTCTCAAAGTAATGGTGAGAGTATCCTCTGTGATTCTGATGTGATAGTGGACTTGATAGATCATATCAGTAATGGGACGGATGAATACCAGGAGCTGGTTGGAGGTACTTTTTTCAGCCATAACAGCATGTGTAGACCCCAAATAGAAGACAGAAGGATTGTGGGGGGTTCAAGTGAGGATGATACAGATTCCATGATTCATCCCTCCTTCAGAAGCAACGGATGGTCCTCATTACAGGAAGAGGAGCTAGTCCCCACCAGGGCAGCTCAACCCGAAGACCTCGTAAACAGAGGTTTTATTGCTCCAGAGTCTGAGGAGAGAAGGGCCTTCGAGCTCAGCGTTCTTCAGGAGGCATCTCAACAGAGACGGCAAGAAAAAGAGGACATCAACGATAAAGTCACGAGGTACCTGGCTGAAGTGGAGAAACAAAACAGGTACCTGCAGGAGAGGCACAAATTCAGGTACCACGTCATTCCAGACGGGAACTGTCTCTACAGAGCCGTGTCCAAGGCCACGTTCGGGGACCAGGCCAGACACTCTGAGCTGAGGGAGCAGACCGTCCACCACATCGCCGACCACCTGGATGAGTTCAACCCCATCATCGAAGGGGACGTAGGCGAGTTCCTGATCAACGCAGCACAGGACGGCGCCTGGGCTGGATACCCCGAGCTCCTCGCCATGAGCCAGATGCTGAACGTCAACATCCACCTGACGACAGGAGGGAGCTTGGAGAGTCCCACTGTCTCCACCATGGTGCACTATCttggagaggaggacgtttCTAAACCTGCGATCTGGCTGAGTTGGCTCAGCAATGGTCACTACGACGTGCTTCTGGACAGCTCTCTTCCCAATCCAGAGTACGAGGACTGGTGCAGGAACTCGCAGATGCAGAGGAAGCGAGATGAGGAGCTGGCAAAGTCGATGGCAGCCTCTTTGTCCAAAATGTACATTGAGCAAAATGGATCTGCgtgaaagaaaaacactgtataatgaaaattaaagacaaacacTGACAGCAGACACAAGAACCACTGATCTGCCTGATCCACgtgctttaaattatttttataagaTTTTCAGGAAGACGTGCAGTGCACATACTTCGTGGTTTTGTAAGGAATTGCTAGattagtggcagaaatgtttgAGCCTGGTTGTGATAGTGTGGGATATGGTGAAGTGAATGAAAATCTTCTGTTAGTACATGTCTGAGCTTTTAGTCGCCATTGTCTGCCTCTACATTATGTAAGATCTGTATAGCTCTGCTCTCTTTTGCACAGACAAGTCCAGAGAGTTTGATTTGTATCTTTGAGGACGATTAAACAgccttttctattttttccaactttgtttgggcttttttgacaaagtattttaaaataaagtctcCAAAAAGCAGATTTgtaatgcttttgtttttaacagcaaTCCTTTTAAGGGAGTTTCCACTGAAATACTCATAAAAGGTATCTCTAACGTACAAAGTGCAGAATTTTGGGACCTGTACCTTTAAGAGGATGACTTGATGCATTACTCATCCTTCACTCTGCCGTCCTGAATTAAAAAGTGATGTTTGGAATACGTAATAAGAAGTGACTCCGTAGCCGACGACCTCTCTCTCAGGTCAGGCTGAAGTGATTAAGTGAAGTGATGTGAGTACACATGTCATAAGGGACCTGTGCTGCGTCAAAGCAAAATGGAGCTTTACAGCTTTAGAGTTCTCTGTCACAAAAAGTTAAATCTGATAGTGAGTAGAggatgtcagattttctgtttttggtttCTTGCGTTTGTAGATGTGCAGTAGCTTCTTTTATATAGCCGTGTGGTGACAGCGCATTTAGGATATGCTTTTATGTCTAACCAGTGAAGTGTAGTCCAATattcaggtgctttttttttttttaataacttttatttaGAACAGTGGGGTGTGACATCCAGAAATACACAACAACAGTGATCAACAACATCTTTGtacaaatataaatacaagAAATTTGGTACAATtgtagagaaaaaataaatgaataaataaaataataatatatacatatacaaaTGCACATGAAATAACCCAAAATGGACATTgctcaaaatatatatttaactgTAGTGACAAATTATaattcaaaacaaacagaaatagtACCATATGATCACTGACCTCAACATAGTGCATTATAAGCCCCGTAACCACCCACCTACACCCAAATAGACGCACGcgcacactcacacacccacacacacaccaacactgtGCCTCACTGTGAAGGGGTAGAAGCCATTAGGTACAGGATAAAACCTTAACTGTCCTATCTAATCTAGCAATGCTCCGATTAATCGGTAGGCAAGCGGTGCATGGCATTGAAATGGGATATGAAGGGGTGCCATGTATGAAAAAATTCATCCCTGGAGCCCCTAACAGTGTACTTTATTTTCTCCAATTTGAGAAAAAACATGACCTCCCTGAGCCATCTGGAAAAGGACAGACTCTTGGGGGAGTTCCAGTGTAACAGTATTGTATGTCAAGCTATAAGAGATGTAAATGCAATTATTTGTTTCTGCCTAGAATTTAGAGCATTTAGAATTGTTTCAGTAGGGACACCAAAGATAGCTACATGAGAACATGGTTGTAAATTGAAACCAAAATATTCAGgtcttttttaatcacaatttgaCACATTATTATATGACCAACAGAAAAATACTTTGATACTTTAGGAGAGGAAAGCATGTGCTTTAAAACCCACTTGTGTATtctttaaggcagtggttcccaacctggggtccagggacCCCTTGGtcggggcgccaaagatcttggAGGGCACGGTCCTGCCTGCTCTGacgtcaaaattagatgtaaatatatatatatatatatatttatatttatttaaatcatgATCAGACACAAAATGTATTAGGGccaatctaaaaaataaaaactgagagaACCTGCTAATTTTgagcaaaaattaaaaggaacattttattaagaaaaagaaaatttaaacttTGGAGTTTATGAATTCATATAATTACAAGAacttaaactcagaatttcagagtttaaaaaaattacaggaaaaaatcACATTAACATGCTCAAATAGTCTCAAATTTTAACActataaagtaataa
Above is a genomic segment from Cheilinus undulatus linkage group 19, ASM1832078v1, whole genome shotgun sequence containing:
- the LOC121527077 gene encoding OTU domain-containing protein 1 produces the protein MLLSSFRNGPAAAFGIKDSFKMQLYNSVLTHYPRSSRKVTITLSTASERLNGTTASPPEAEKEGFKDPGTSPATNGDPAPETAASSANMPAFSCYEASSMRPIYFTSTAEILIRRPDGVERSVPVHIVRESKTKPPSPDSQSNGESILCDSDVIVDLIDHISNGTDEYQELVGGTFFSHNSMCRPQIEDRRIVGGSSEDDTDSMIHPSFRSNGWSSLQEEELVPTRAAQPEDLVNRGFIAPESEERRAFELSVLQEASQQRRQEKEDINDKVTRYLAEVEKQNRYLQERHKFRYHVIPDGNCLYRAVSKATFGDQARHSELREQTVHHIADHLDEFNPIIEGDVGEFLINAAQDGAWAGYPELLAMSQMLNVNIHLTTGGSLESPTVSTMVHYLGEEDVSKPAIWLSWLSNGHYDVLLDSSLPNPEYEDWCRNSQMQRKRDEELAKSMAASLSKMYIEQNGSA